GGAGAAGCACCGCGAGCGACACCAGAAGCGCTGTGGCGAACGCTGCTCCCAAGAGAATTGGAAGAGGAACTGAGCCAGACGGGTTACTAAGGCTCATGAGTACCACCAGGGCAACGTAAGCGAGCGTGAGGAGAGCAACCAGCCACTGGAGCGTCCGCGCCAGCCGACGTTGCCGCAAGAGCACACAGAGGCCCGCCCCGTTGAGCGCCAGCACGAAAACTCCGGCAAGCACCCCGAAAAGCAGTCCATTCAGATCTCGGGGAGCGGGTTCCTGAGCCAGTCCGGCCAGAGCCCAGATCGCCAGCGGCACGCCCAGGAGAAAGTCCAGCGCCGCGACGATCCGAAGCCCGATGTCGAGCGTGCCTTGACGCGGACGCTGTTTTTGTCTCTGTGCCATTCTCCCTGAAGATAAAAGTTCGTCGCATAGGGTTACAGCTTAATAAAGAAATCTAGAGACGATATTGACATACCTCTAATTTCGATGTATATTCGAAACATGAGCCGAGAGCTACCAAAAAACGACCTGCCGACCCTGATCCTCGCGGTGCTGGCGGATGGTCCCCGTCATGGGTACGCCATCGCGCGGTCTATCGAGGCCCGCAGCGAGGGGATGCTGACAGCGCGGGAGGGCACTCTCTACCCCGCGCTACGTCAGCTAGAGAGCGACACGTTTATCGAGAGTCTGTGGGAGCACCCGGTCTCGGGGCCGGCGCGTAAGGTCTACCGCCTCACGGAGACAGGACGTGCGGAGTGTGCACAGCGAGTCGCGGCCTGGCAGAAGTACGCCGCCGCGTTTGGTGCGATTGTAGGAGGGAAAACCAATGAACAGCCCGCTTGAGATCTACCTAGACGAGCTCGGAAAGGGCCTGAAGCCCCTGCCGATTCACGAGCGCTTGGAGCAAATCGACGAAGCCCGCGCCCACCTGGAAGGCCTCACCGAGTCCTACCGAGAGCTCGGCCATGAGGAGCTAGAGTCCCAGGTGCGTGCGGTCGCGCAGTTTGGCGATGTCAAGACCGTGGCACGGGAGCTTAGTCGTGCTGTGAGAAAACAGAACCTCTGGCACGCTGCCGGGGTGGCGGCGATCTTCTCCGCAGTCCAGAACGTGATCTGGACGCCCTTTGGGATGCTGCTGACCTTTACGAACTTACACCAGTACATGGCCGAGATTATCTTAGGATCGGGCATCGTTGCCAACCTCATTGCGGGTGTGGTCTTACGGCGCTTGGTACCAGGAAACACGCTACGTCCCTTGTTGCTGCTGAGTGCTGTCTACCTCCTTCTCTTTCTCATAAACCTGCTTCGGTTCTGGCTGCAACTAGGAGCTGTGGGGAACGCAATTGCCCCACAGGGGATTGTCTTTGCCTTTCTAACCTCAGGGGCTCTCCAGGAGCTCCGCTATGCACTACGACGACGGAGGATACTTGCATGAGCACCTTAACCCAGCGTTTCTTAACCGAGCTTGACTCCGAGTGGAGCCACCTGCCCATGCCCGAGCGCCAGAGCCTTCGGGAGCGTATCGCGTCACGGCTGGAGGCCCTTACCCTCGCCGAGCGTGAGCTGGGAGCCAGCGAGGCCGAGGCGCAGCAGCGCGCGGTCCGTGCCGTGGGCCAAGAGTGCACGCTCCAGCCTCAAACTCCGATTCGTCTAGCCCCGGTCTGGCAGGTGACCCTGATCTGGATCGCCCTAGTCAGCTTCGTCCCCACCCTACTGCGTGTCTTTCTCCCCATGAAGAGTATCAGCTTCCAAGGTAGTATGGCGCTCCAGTCGAACTGGCTGGTGCCCGCTCTGGTGGGGGTGGTGGGAGCAACCCTCTGTGCGGCGCTCTGGCACCCTCGTGCCGCGCGACGCGGCATCCTGAATGCCCTGGTAATCTCGACGGGGCTTACCCTTCTGGGGACACTCTTCATGCTCGTGGCACCGACACCCAACGGGATTTCTGAAGCGATAAAGTACGCCGTGGTGCAAAGCAATGTCACTTTCCTGGTCGCCGAGATTGGGCTGTCTTTGGGGACACTTGCTCTTGTCCAGAAACTTCGCGGAAAAAAACTTTCCAAGGCTCTTTAGCAAGTGGCTTTGACCCGGCTATAAGGAAGGCACCATGATCTTACAGAATCGACAACTGCATCTGAGTCTCTCCTGTGATTGCCAGCGCAACTTGAATTGCCTGCGCAATCAGAGTGAGGATTCGCGCCTCTGCGCCCTGCGGGAGTCGGTTTGGACCAGCGAGGGAGAACGAGCAAGCTAGCTCAAGTCTCTCAAGCCCAGACGAAACGGCCCCCGGCGCAAGCAAGCGCAGGGGGCTTTTTCTTTTGTGGCCCCGTGGTCTAAAGGTCAGGATAGCGGTCTTTCACGCCGTTGGTGACGGGTTCAAGTCCCGCCGGGGCTATGTGTGTTTTGTGTTTTGCGCCTGTGGTGTAGCGGTCAACATCTCAGACTGTCGCTCTGAAGAGGCGGGTTCGATTCCCGTCAGGCGCGGTTAATCTCTTGTAGCTCAGCTGGTAGAGTTGGTTTGAAAACGAATGTTTGCTATAATGCTAGCATGGATACAAAGGCTAAAGGTGATCGTTCGGTAGCTATGATAATGGCAGCATTTATTAAGAAAGGTATGAACGTGCTAATACCTTTTGGAGACAACTGTCGTTATGATCTCGTGACAGAAAGAGATGGCATATTTTCAAAAATACAATGTAAAAGTGGAAGGCTCAAAAATGGAGTAGTTAAATTTAAGACATGTAGCACATATTCACACAGAAATGGTGGGAGCCGAGATTATAAAGGAGAAGTAGATTTTTTTGGTGTTTATTGTTTTGAGAATGAGAAAATATATCTTGTTCCTGTTAATGATGTCGGAATTCGTATGGGAGTTCTGCGTATTGATGAAACGAAGAATTGCCAGACTAAGTTCGTTCGTATGGCGAATATATATGAGATGTAATCTTCTGTAGCTCAGCTGGTAGAGCGCCGGTCTGTTAAACCGGATGTCGGGGGTTCGAGTCCCTCCGGGAGAGTTTTGGGTTTGCCTTTGTAGCTCAATTGGATAGAGCAGTGGCCTACGAAGCCAACGGTTGCGGGTTCAACTCCTGCCAAAGGTGTTTAATTGCAAGTTTTGCAAGCTAAGGAAGGTGAATGTGCAAGGTGCACAGGCTGTCTTGAAAACAGCTCAGGCGAAAGCTGGGGGTTCGACTCCTCCGCCTTCCGTGTGAACCCCGGCTCGCTGGGGCTCGCCACCCCTCGCAAGCGAAGGGTTTTGGGAGAGTAAACCTAGCAGGGGCTGGGACCTCGGTGCTAACGAGTGGGCGCAGGGCGAAAACTCTGCGTGCGGTTCGAGTCCGCTGCTCTCCGTTCCCCCCGGGAGGGGAGAATATTCGTGGATGGTGTAATCGGCAACACGTCTGTTTCTGGAACAGAAAAGTCCTGGTTCGACTCCAGGTCCACGAGCTTGGAAAACGGAAAATAGGCCCCTTTAGCCCAATTGGTAGAGGCGCATGGCTTAGGACCATGTCAGTGTGGGTTCGAATCCCATGGGGGGCATCTACGCCCAATGAAATTAGGCGTTTGCAGTGCCACTGCAGACGCCGGGTTCAACCGGCGGTCTGGGATGGTTGCAGGTGGTGTAATGGGCAACATGCCTGCCTTTGAAGCAGGAGATTTCCCGGTTCGAGGCCGGGCCTGCAAGTCAAAAAAGAGAGAACGAAAGAGTTTGCCGGAGTGGTCGAGTGGTTCAAGACGGCAGCCTGCAAAGCTGCTGCGCCTTGTGCGTATCGCGGGTTCGAATCCCGCCTCCGGCTTTTGGTTCGTGCCCCGGTTGCGTCCAATGGGTAGAGACACGCTGCTTAAGACAGTGAACGGTGTCGGTTCGAATCCGACTCGGGGCATTTTTCTCCCTGTACCCCAATTTGGTAGAGGGCGCACGTCGAGAGCGTGTGAATGTGTCGGTTCGAGTCCGACCAGGGAGACTTGTGGAGGGTGTGGCGAAGGGGTAAACGCGCCTGACTGTGGCTCAGGTAATCGCGGGTTCAAATCCCGTCACTCTCCCTGACGGGCATTGAAATACCCGTCTCCCCAAAAGAGCGTCCCGAGGACGCGCGAAGGCCCTATAGCTCTACGTGCGTCCTCGGGATGTTCCTTGTTCTTTAAGCTCTGGATAGATTCAGCCCACCGCTGCCGTCGGTATCCGCGGTAATCGTGTCGCCCTCGCTGAACTCCCCACGGAGAATGGCGGAGCTGAGCGGGTTTTCGAGTAGGCGCTGGATCGTCCGGCGCAGGGGGCGGGCGCCGTAGAGTGGGTCGTAGCCCTGCTCGGCGAGGAGCGCCTTGGCGGAGTCGGTGACCTTGAGCCGTAGCTGGCGGTCGGCGAGGGCTTTCTCCGTGCGCCGCAGGAGCAGCTCGACAATCTGGCCAATCTGCCCACGTGTCAGAGCATGGAAGACAATCACTTCGTCGATCCGGTTGAGCAGCTCGGGCCGCAGGTAGCTGCGTACCTCGGCGAGGGCCACGGGCTCCGGGTCGCGCCCGGCGGCGGCGGCTTCCTGAATCTGCACCGCACCAATGTTAGAGGTCATCAGCACGACCGTGTTCTTGAAGTTCACCACCCGCCCCTGGCCGTCGGTGAGGCGCCCGTCGTCGAGTAATTGGAGCAGGACATTGAAGACCTCGGGGTGGGCTTTCTCGATCTCGTCGAGCAGGATCACCCGATAGGGGCGGCGGCGCACCGCCTCGGTGAGCTGCCCGCCCTCTTCGTAGCCCACATACCCGGGAGGCGCCCCGATCAGCCGCGCGACTGCGTGCTTCTCCATGTACTCGGACATGTCGATCCGCACCAGTGCCGCCTCATCGTCGAAGAGAAACCCCGCGAGCGCTTTTGCCAGCTCGGTCTTGCCCACGCCGGTCGGGCCGAGGAAGAGAAACGAGCCGATCGGGCGACGCGGATCGGAGAGGCCGGCGCGGCTGCGGCGGATGGCTTCGCTCACGGCGGCGATGGCCCGGTCCTGCCCGATCACCCGGTCGTGGAGCGTCGTCTCGAGCTGGAGGAGCTTGGACGCCTCGCCCTCGAACATGCGGCTGACAGGAACCCCGGTCATGCGGGCCACAATTCGGGCGATATCGCTCTCATCGACAATCGCATCGTGGCCCGTGGTGCGCTCCCACTCGGCGCGGGCCTTGAGGTACTCCTCGCGCAGGGCCTGCTCCTCTTTCTGGAGGGTGGCGGCACGGGCGTAGTCGCGGGCCTCGGCGGCGGCCAGCCCCTCGGCGACCAGGCGCTCCAGGTCCTCTTCTTGCTCCCGCAGGCCCTCGGGCATCTCGGAGACATCCATTCGCACCGCGGCTCCGGCCTCGTCGATCAGGTCGATTGCCTTGTCGGGGAGAAAGCGCTCGGTGACATAGCGGGCGGAGAGCTGCGCCGCGGCCTCGATCGCCTTGTCGGTGATCTTGACCCGGTGGTGCTTCTCGTAGCGCTCGCGCAGGCCCTTGAGAATCCCGATCGTGTCCTCGACCGTCGGCTCGCCCACCAGCACGGGCTGGAAGCGGCGCTCTAAGGCGGCGTCTTTCTCGATATTCTTGCGGTACTCATCCAGCGTGGTCGCCCCGACACACTGGAGCTCGCCGCGGGCCAGCGCGGGCTTGAGCAGGTTGCTGGCGTCCATCGCGCCCTCCGCCGCCCCAGCCCCAACAACGGTATGGAGCTCATCGATAAAGACCACCACTTGCCCTGCGGCCTTCTTGATCTCGTCCATGACCCCCTTGAGGCGCTCCTCGAACTCGCCGCGGAACTTGCTCCCCGCCACCATCGCGCCCAGGTCGAGCGAGAGGAGCTGGCGGCCGCGCAGGTTCTCCGGGACCGAGCCCGCGATAATCATCTGGGCGAGCCCCTCGACAATGGCGGTCTTGCCCACGCCCGGCTCGCCGATCAGCACGGGGTTGTTCTTGGTGCGCCGCGAGAGAATCTGGATCACCCGCCGCACTTCGTCGTCGCGCCCCACCACCGGGTCGAGCTTGCCCTCGCGTGCCAGTGCCGTGAGATCGCGCGAGAACTTCTGGAGCATCTGGTACTTGCCCTCGGGGTTCTCCGAGTCGGCGCGCTGGTTGCCCCGAATCTGCTGGAGAGCGCGGTAGATGCGCTCCTCGTCGACATGTGACGACGCCAGAATCCGCGCGGCGGGGGAGTCGTCGGTCTTGAGCACGCCCAGCAAGAGGTGCTCGACCCCCACAAACTTATCCTTGAGGCGGCTGGACTCGCTCTCGGCGTAGTCGAGGGTGCGCTTGGCGCGGGGGGTGATGAAGATCTGGTCCGACGCCGAGCGCTCGCTGGCAAAGGTCTTGGGGAGCCGCGCGAGCTCCTCCTCGACGCGCCGGACGATCCCGCGCTCATCGGCCCCGATCCGGGTGAGAATCTGCCCCGTGAGGCCGTCGTCTTGCTCCAGAAGTGCCAGCAGAATATGCTCGGTATCGAGCTGGTTTTGTTTGTAGCGGCGCAGGATATCCTGGCTCGCCGCGATGGCATCTTTTGCCCGCTCTGTGTAGTTCTCCAACATCTCATTGCCCCCATGCCGGGCAGTTTAGGACCCGGAGGTTGTGGCGGCCTTTTGTAGCCGCTCGACTTCTGCTTGCAGCTCCTCGATTTGCTCTAGAAGTCCGAGGATGACTTCGACTCCCGCTAAGTTGACCCCCATCTCCTGGGTGAGGCGCTGGATCTGGCGAACGCGGTCGATATCTTTCTCCGAGTAGAGGCGGTTCTTGCCGACGCGCTCGGGGGTGACCAGCCCCAAGCGCTCGTACATGCGGAGGGTCTGTGGGTGGATGGCGGGCTCTTCCGGCTTCTCGATCCGCACGAGGCGCGCCGCGATCGAGATCGTGTAGAGCGGCTCGTCGGAGCGTCTCACGAGGCACCCCCCGCCAGCTCTGTCAGGAGTGTCCGCTCCCGCTCCGACAGCACCTTGGGAACCGTGATCTTGATGCGGGCGTAGAGATCGCCGTGGCCGCCTTCTTTCAGCTTGGGCATGCCCTTGCCGGTGAGGCGGAGCTGCTGGCCGCTCTGGGTGCCGGCGGGGAGCTTGACCGTGAGGGTCTTGCCCTCGATCGTGGGGACCTTCATCTCGCCGCCCAGTGCCGCGGTGGTGTAGGGAACCGGGACATCGACAATCAGATCATCGCCCTTGCGCTCAAAGGTGCTGTGAGCCAGCAGGCGCACCGTGAGCAGGACATCGCCGCCGTTGACCCCTTGGCCCGCAAGACGAATCTTCTGCCCCTCGTTGACCCCGGCGGGAACCTTGACATCCACCCGGCGTAGCTCGGTGCTCCGCCCCCCACGGTCGAGGTCGTAGCGCCCCGTAGGCACCTGGATCGAGACTCCCTTGGTGCCGCCGTGGTAGATCTCCTCAAGGGTGAGACGAAGCTCGGACTCGAGGTCGCGGCTGGCAGGTTGCTGGGAGGCAAAGGGATCGCCTCCGCCAAAGTTGACGGTGCGGCCCCGCTGTCCCCCTGCACCCGGAGCGCCGCCCTGGCGGAACTGCTCCGCAAAGAGGGTGGAGAAGAGGTCGGAGAGGTCGCCGGGGAAGGCTCCGCCGAAGTCGACACGCTGCCCGCCGGGGAAGCCCCCTGCGCCAGGGCCGGGGCCACCACTGGGGAAGCCCCCTTGGGAGTAGGCCTTCCACTGCTCGCCGTACTGGTCGTACTTCTTGCGCTTCTCAGCATCGCCCAAGACC
This genomic interval from Armatimonas rosea contains the following:
- a CDS encoding PadR family transcriptional regulator — translated: MSRELPKNDLPTLILAVLADGPRHGYAIARSIEARSEGMLTAREGTLYPALRQLESDTFIESLWEHPVSGPARKVYRLTETGRAECAQRVAAWQKYAAAFGAIVGGKTNEQPA
- a CDS encoding HAAS signaling domain-containing protein translates to MNSPLEIYLDELGKGLKPLPIHERLEQIDEARAHLEGLTESYRELGHEELESQVRAVAQFGDVKTVARELSRAVRKQNLWHAAGVAAIFSAVQNVIWTPFGMLLTFTNLHQYMAEIILGSGIVANLIAGVVLRRLVPGNTLRPLLLLSAVYLLLFLINLLRFWLQLGAVGNAIAPQGIVFAFLTSGALQELRYALRRRRILA
- a CDS encoding group I intron-associated PD-(D/E)XK endonuclease gives rise to the protein MDTKAKGDRSVAMIMAAFIKKGMNVLIPFGDNCRYDLVTERDGIFSKIQCKSGRLKNGVVKFKTCSTYSHRNGGSRDYKGEVDFFGVYCFENEKIYLVPVNDVGIRMGVLRIDETKNCQTKFVRMANIYEM
- a CDS encoding ATP-dependent Clp protease ATP-binding subunit → MLENYTERAKDAIAASQDILRRYKQNQLDTEHILLALLEQDDGLTGQILTRIGADERGIVRRVEEELARLPKTFASERSASDQIFITPRAKRTLDYAESESSRLKDKFVGVEHLLLGVLKTDDSPAARILASSHVDEERIYRALQQIRGNQRADSENPEGKYQMLQKFSRDLTALAREGKLDPVVGRDDEVRRVIQILSRRTKNNPVLIGEPGVGKTAIVEGLAQMIIAGSVPENLRGRQLLSLDLGAMVAGSKFRGEFEERLKGVMDEIKKAAGQVVVFIDELHTVVGAGAAEGAMDASNLLKPALARGELQCVGATTLDEYRKNIEKDAALERRFQPVLVGEPTVEDTIGILKGLRERYEKHHRVKITDKAIEAAAQLSARYVTERFLPDKAIDLIDEAGAAVRMDVSEMPEGLREQEEDLERLVAEGLAAAEARDYARAATLQKEEQALREEYLKARAEWERTTGHDAIVDESDIARIVARMTGVPVSRMFEGEASKLLQLETTLHDRVIGQDRAIAAVSEAIRRSRAGLSDPRRPIGSFLFLGPTGVGKTELAKALAGFLFDDEAALVRIDMSEYMEKHAVARLIGAPPGYVGYEEGGQLTEAVRRRPYRVILLDEIEKAHPEVFNVLLQLLDDGRLTDGQGRVVNFKNTVVLMTSNIGAVQIQEAAAAGRDPEPVALAEVRSYLRPELLNRIDEVIVFHALTRGQIGQIVELLLRRTEKALADRQLRLKVTDSAKALLAEQGYDPLYGARPLRRTIQRLLENPLSSAILRGEFSEGDTITADTDGSGGLNLSRA
- a CDS encoding chaperone modulator CbpM, which encodes MRRSDEPLYTISIAARLVRIEKPEEPAIHPQTLRMYERLGLVTPERVGKNRLYSEKDIDRVRQIQRLTQEMGVNLAGVEVILGLLEQIEELQAEVERLQKAATTSGS
- a CDS encoding DnaJ C-terminal domain-containing protein — its product is MGPSYKDYYATLGVPKTATEKEIKAAYRKLARKHHPDVNPGNKGAEDKFKEISEAHEVLGDAEKRKKYDQYGEQWKAYSQGGFPSGGPGPGAGGFPGGQRVDFGGAFPGDLSDLFSTLFAEQFRQGGAPGAGGQRGRTVNFGGGDPFASQQPASRDLESELRLTLEEIYHGGTKGVSIQVPTGRYDLDRGGRSTELRRVDVKVPAGVNEGQKIRLAGQGVNGGDVLLTVRLLAHSTFERKGDDLIVDVPVPYTTAALGGEMKVPTIEGKTLTVKLPAGTQSGQQLRLTGKGMPKLKEGGHGDLYARIKITVPKVLSERERTLLTELAGGAS